CCGGCGACCACCAGCATGGCGACGAGCGTCGCCCAGGTCGTGGCCAGGCCGGCGATGCCGAGCAGCGCGGCGCCGCTGAGGGTCGCGGTCACGACGATGCCGGGGAAGGCGCCGGCCCGCTGGACGAAGCGTCCCGCCGGGGTGGAACCGACGGCGGAGACGGCGAAGTAGATCGTCGTGGCGAGGCCGAGTTCCCGCGCGCCGAAGCCCAGTTCGGCGCTCATCTGCACGGACAGTCCGCCCAGCATGTAGACCGGGAGCATCCCCTGGGCGGTGGAGACCAGGGCGGCGGAGACGGCCCGGCGTGTGGTCACGCCGGCATCCCCGGCGCCGGCAACGACGCCAGCACGCCGGGTAGCTCGCGCAGGTCGTCGACCTCGTGGTCCGGGCGGGGCCCGTCGGGATCCACGTGGTGGCCCGGCCGTCGGACGCGTACCACACGCATGCCGGCCTCCAGCGCGCCGCGGGTGTCACGTGCGGAGGCGGGTACGTGCACGAGGTCGTCGCCCAGCCGCTGACGTGCCGCGCGGTAGATGCCGGCGTGCGGCTTGTAGACGCGGACCTGCGCCGAGGTGATCCGCTGCTCGACCCAGGGGCACACCTCGGTGGCCGCGAGCAGGTCGTCGTCGATGTTGCTGAGCAGGGCGACCCGATGCTGCCTGGCCACCGTGCGCAGGCCCTCGTCGACGTCCGGCCAAGCCGGCCAGTCGCGCATCGAGGCGAGCAGGTCCTCGGTCGCGCGGGCCGGATCCCCGTCGAGACCGACCTCGTCGAAGACCTGCCGCATCGCGTCGTGGGCGAGCTGCCGGAAGCTGGCGAACGGCGAGGTCGTGCGGTGCAGGCGCTTGTTGCGCCGGTCCCAGCGGCCGAACAGCTCCTCCGGGTCGATCGCGAGTCCGTCGGCGCGCACCCGAGCTGCGAGCGCGCGGCTGCCTCCGGTGCGCGAGTCCAGCAGCGCGCTGTAGACGTCGAACGTGACGGCGGGCGGCGTGGTCATCCGAGATTGCCCACCAGGTCGATGTGGGCCTGCATCGCCGCCCGGGCCTCGTGGGGGTCGCCGGCCTCGATCGCCGAGGCGATGGCACGGTGTTGCCGACTCGATCGCGGCGGTCGGCCCGGTTGGGACAGCGACGCGATCCGGCTCTCGTGGATCAACCCGGCGAGGTAGTTCATCAGTTCCGCCAGCAGCGGATTGCGCGCCGCGGCCGTCACCGCGGCGTGGAAGTGTCGGTCGCCCTCGGCGCCGATCCCACCGGCGGCGATGTCGGCGTCCATCAGGTCCAGCGCCAGCCAGATCCGCCGGATGTCGGCGTGGGTGCGACGCCGGGCCGCCATGCCCGCCAGCGTCACCTCGAGCACGCTGCGGGCCTCGATCACCTCGGACAGGCGGCGGCGCTTCACCAGCAGCGCCTCCAGCGCGAGGCGCTCCTCGGGCCGGTGTCGCAGGTAGATCCCGTCACCGTGGCGGATCTCCAGCACGCCCTGGGCCTGCAGCGCCGCCAGCGCCTCGCGCACCGACGCGCGGCTGACGTCGAACCGCTCGGCGAGTGCCCGCTCGGTGGGCAGCCGGTCGCCGACGGCCAAGCCGCGTTCGGCGACGTAGGCGAGTAGCCAGTCGGCGACCCGCTCGTAGAGCGCGGTACGCGGGGCTGTGGACGGCGCGTGTCGCGCGCCGTCGGCCCCGCGTGGCGCCCGGACCATCTGGCCCCTCTCCGGCGAGGGCGGGCCAGTCCTGCCGGCCCGCCCGCATAGTCCTTGACAGCTGGCACCGTAGCCGTTATCACTGGCCAGTGTCCAGACCAATCCGCTAGGCGGAACAAGGTTCGTCGTACAGCGGATCTTCAGCAACCGCGTGGGAGCGCGGTCGCGCACATCCGAGGGAGCCGGTCGGGACGCGACGAGGGAGAGGTCG
The sequence above is a segment of the Egicoccus sp. AB-alg2 genome. Coding sequences within it:
- a CDS encoding FadR/GntR family transcriptional regulator, with product MVRAPRGADGARHAPSTAPRTALYERVADWLLAYVAERGLAVGDRLPTERALAERFDVSRASVREALAALQAQGVLEIRHGDGIYLRHRPEERLALEALLVKRRRLSEVIEARSVLEVTLAGMAARRRTHADIRRIWLALDLMDADIAAGGIGAEGDRHFHAAVTAAARNPLLAELMNYLAGLIHESRIASLSQPGRPPRSSRQHRAIASAIEAGDPHEARAAMQAHIDLVGNLG
- a CDS encoding HAD-IA family hydrolase; protein product: MTTPPAVTFDVYSALLDSRTGGSRALAARVRADGLAIDPEELFGRWDRRNKRLHRTTSPFASFRQLAHDAMRQVFDEVGLDGDPARATEDLLASMRDWPAWPDVDEGLRTVARQHRVALLSNIDDDLLAATEVCPWVEQRITSAQVRVYKPHAGIYRAARQRLGDDLVHVPASARDTRGALEAGMRVVRVRRPGHHVDPDGPRPDHEVDDLRELPGVLASLPAPGMPA